The DNA segment ATGCCGCCATGAAGACGCTGGCAGACCACATCTTCGATCTTGGGCACACGCGGGTAGCGATCCTCAGTATTCGTCTTAACCCAGTTCACCACAACGGCCCAGTGTCTGCGGAGGATGCTTGTAATGCGCGAATGCACGTGCAGGCCACCCGTATTAGTGCGGTGCTTGACTCCGCTGCTGGGCATGGAATCGATGCGGACGATGTGGTGATCTTCGAAAGCTTCGAAAACAACTACTCCTCTGGTGGTTGTGCTGCAGCGGAAGTGCTGAAATCACACCCGGAGACCACGGCGCTGCTCTGTACTTCTGATGTGCTGGCGATGGGGGCCATGCAATACGCCCATGATCAGGGTATTTCCGTGCCTGAAGAGCTCACCATTACTGGCTTTGACGGTATCCAGGAGGCTATCGAGCGAAAGTTCACCACTGTTGTGCAGCCATCGGAGCGGAAGGGGCTGCGTGCGGGTGAGCTGCTGTTCGCCAGCGAGCATGGACCGGTGGAATCGGAACGCCTGGAGTGCTGTTTCCAAGTTGGAGAAACGTCCGCTCCACCGCGCGCTTAACGTGTTGTGGCTTTGCGTATCCTCATCTAGTCATAACGAACCCCGCAGTCCTACGACCGCGGGGTTCGTCACTAGGTAATATTCTTTTGTCTATCGGCCGGGGACGGTGGCAACAATGCGCTTCACCGTGCGGTTGCGAACATTCTTGCGATGTTGCTTCCGGTCTCTCTTAGTGAAGTGATCCTCGGCGAAGCGGTCACGCTCCTCGCAGAGGTAGTCGATGGCAGCCGCGGCAATGAGTTCATTGTCCACACGGTACTGTGCGGCTGTCTCGCCCTCGCCTACCTTGACCGTGATGATCTCGGTAGCGGGGCAGGCGAGGCGGGCCGGCAGGCCGGTGAAGATGTGCTCGTCGGTAACGTCATCACCTAGGTAAAGAACAGCATCCGCGCCCTTTTCCCAACGCTTCGCGATGGATTCCAGTGCCGCATCTTTTGTGGCGCTGATGACGGCAAATTCCGACACCATCTTGCCTCGGGCCACGGTGACTCCGGGGATGGCTGCAAGCCGATCTTCCAGGGCAGCAGCCTGCTTGGCCGCATTTGCGGACTTCTTGGCAGTGCGGATGTGAAGGGCTACCGCATACTTCTTTTCCTCAACGTGGGAGCCGTGGATGAGCTTGGATGCCTGTTTCACTTCCTCGGTGAGGTGTTTGAGGAGTGCTTCCTGTTCTTTGCTGAGATCCTGCTCTTCATCGGAGATTTCCGCACCGTGCGAGCCCACTAGGGTGACTTCGCGGCTTACCGGTGCCACCTTGCGGAGGCTGGCAAGGTCGCGGCCACTGACTATGGCGGCCTTGGTGTGGGGGACATCTGCGAGAATTTCCAGTGCCTCCAGTACGCCGGGGATGGGCGTGGATTTCTTCGGGTTACTCACTAGCGGGGCGAGAGTGCCGTCGAAGTCGGTGGCGACGAGTAGGTGCCGGCGGGTGGCGGCCTGGTCGAGGGCAACCATCAGCGGAATTGGGATGGAGTGCTTGGCGTTGTTGAGGGCTTCTTCGTCCTTCTGGGACTTCACGGTGTGGAATCCGGGAGCCCAGAAGGCAAGGATGATAGCGGTAACGATCTGCAGGATGGCCAGCACGATAGAGGCCCACATTTGGCCATCGACGAAGGCGGTTTGAGCGTCGCTGACCAGTTTTCCAGCGAGTTGCTGTGTCATCGGGTTGTGGGTGAGTTGTTCGGCGACGGATTGGGCGCCTGCGAGGCCACCGGTGATGGCGTCGTGTGCCTTGGCGCCGCCACCGGGTTGTCCTGCCCCCATCTGTGCAGCCATGTTGAGCGAGTCGCGTACCTTGTTGGCGATGCTCGTCACCTGGTCACTGTAGAAGGTAGTGAGGATTGAGCCGGTGAGGGCAATGCCAAGGGCGGCACCGATCTCGCGGGCGGCATCGTTGACGGCTGAGGCTACGCCGTACTTCTTCTCGGGGGTTTGTAGCATGATGGCGGTGGTGGCCGGGGCAGCAGTGAGACCGAGGCCCGTCGCGAAGATGAGCATGTGGACGGTTATGTACCAGTAGCCGGTATCGCGCGTGACGCCGATCATCATGAGGAGAGCAGCCGCCAGGATAAGGTGACCCAAGACGAGCAGCCACTTCTGGCCGATCTTACGGGTGGCCCAGATGGAGATGAGGGCGAAGATGATGCAGGGCGGGACTAGAGGTGCCATGGAAAACGCGGATTTAATGGGGCTGTATCCCTGGATGAGCTGCATGAACTGCACCAGCGTGTAGAAGACACCGAAGGTGGCGGCGAACTGCACGAGGAGGGAGAGGGAACCGGAACCGAATCCGCGGTTGGCGAAGAGTCGGACATCCAACAGCGGGTGGTCACACTTTAGCTGCCAGGCGATGAAGCCACTAATGAAGGCGATGGAGGCAATGAAGCACACGATAATGCCGGGGTGGCCCCAGCCTGCTGTCGGGGCTTCGATAAGGCCCAGTACCAGTAGCGCAATGCCAATGGCGGAGAGGACGGCGCCTAGCGGATCAAAGCGTGGAGGGTTTTTTTCCTTGCTTTCTTCGATGGTGAAGGAACAGATGGCAATGAGTGTGGCGAAGGCGGCGAGGGCGACGAAGATGCCCTTCCATTCAAACTTCAGCAGGATGACGCCGGAGCCCACGAGGCCGAGGACGGCGCCGACGCCAGCACTGGCGCCCCAGATGGCGATGGCGAGAGGACGCCGGCGACTGGGTACTCGGGAGGCCAGAATGGAGAGGGTGGAGGGCATGACGAAGGCGGCACCCAGGCCGGAGACGGCGCGGGCGGCAATGAGGGCGTTAGCGGTGTCCCACCAGATAGGGACGAGGCAGCCGATGGTAAAGACGATGAGGCCGCCGATAAAGACGCCTTTACGGCCGAACCGGTCACCGATTGCACCGGCCGGCAGGAGGAGCCCGGCGAGAGCGAGGG comes from the Lawsonella clevelandensis genome and includes:
- a CDS encoding LacI family DNA-binding transcriptional regulator — encoded protein: MPKSRSKRATLASLAEELNVSRTTVSNAYNRPDQLSEELRMRVLETAKRLGYPGPDPVARSLRTRKAGAIGLLLTEELAFAVRDPAAAQFLSGLAEACGAQESGLTLIPASEVGDPSRAANVVHQASVDGFVIYSVAEEDPYLEAVVARNMPMVVVDQPADLEGIPTVSVDDYAAMKTLADHIFDLGHTRVAILSIRLNPVHHNGPVSAEDACNARMHVQATRISAVLDSAAGHGIDADDVVIFESFENNYSSGGCAAAEVLKSHPETTALLCTSDVLAMGAMQYAHDQGISVPEELTITGFDGIQEAIERKFTTVVQPSERKGLRAGELLFASEHGPVESERLECCFQVGETSAPPRA
- the otsB gene encoding trehalose-phosphatase; this encodes MKRSQTPEKAIALEAKREKAVAKKLRFKNREELRELYRIGNPDKYTSDDIWLFVVSCFGVVLVMAAMASLNTVLPDIAMDAKASQSQLTWIVDAYTLALAGLLLPAGAIGDRFGRKGVFIGGLIVFTIGCLVPIWWDTANALIAARAVSGLGAAFVMPSTLSILASRVPSRRRPLAIAIWGASAGVGAVLGLVGSGVILLKFEWKGIFVALAAFATLIAICSFTIEESKEKNPPRFDPLGAVLSAIGIALLVLGLIEAPTAGWGHPGIIVCFIASIAFISGFIAWQLKCDHPLLDVRLFANRGFGSGSLSLLVQFAATFGVFYTLVQFMQLIQGYSPIKSAFSMAPLVPPCIIFALISIWATRKIGQKWLLVLGHLILAAALLMMIGVTRDTGYWYITVHMLIFATGLGLTAAPATTAIMLQTPEKKYGVASAVNDAAREIGAALGIALTGSILTTFYSDQVTSIANKVRDSLNMAAQMGAGQPGGGAKAHDAITGGLAGAQSVAEQLTHNPMTQQLAGKLVSDAQTAFVDGQMWASIVLAILQIVTAIILAFWAPGFHTVKSQKDEEALNNAKHSIPIPLMVALDQAATRRHLLVATDFDGTLAPLVSNPKKSTPIPGVLEALEILADVPHTKAAIVSGRDLASLRKVAPVSREVTLVGSHGAEISDEEQDLSKEQEALLKHLTEEVKQASKLIHGSHVEEKKYAVALHIRTAKKSANAAKQAAALEDRLAAIPGVTVARGKMVSEFAVISATKDAALESIAKRWEKGADAVLYLGDDVTDEHIFTGLPARLACPATEIITVKVGEGETAAQYRVDNELIAAAAIDYLCEERDRFAEDHFTKRDRKQHRKNVRNRTVKRIVATVPGR